In the genome of Oncorhynchus nerka isolate Pitt River linkage group LG27, Oner_Uvic_2.0, whole genome shotgun sequence, the window AACATGATTTCTTATCTTTACCATAAGCTAAACATCCACGTTGGAAACATCTCGCTCGTGGACCAGTTTGAGTGGGATATGTCAGAAAGGGAGAACTCCCCAGAGAAGTTTGCCCTGAAACTGTGCTCGGAGCTGGGCCTAGGGGGAGAGTTTGTCACCACCATTGCTTACAGCATCCGAGGACAACTTAGTTGGCACCAGAGGACATACGCTTTCAGGTAATATATACAGATTGGTCTTCACACCCAAGACCCGATCCGGGACCCGAATTCTACATTTTCTCACAGGTCTTGGTCCAATCTGATATAATTACACATACCTgagacccgtgacaatcataaCGTGTTTCCCCTTAAGGACCCGTACAGACCTGAACGCAGCTGCTGcagtaaagaaagagagaattatatTTGTTGTTGCTCTTGCTTTTCACGAGTGGCGTGTAGCTTGTTTTGTCCGCCAATCATAAGTCATCAAAGTGGCActacagtcatagagcctccGTGTGTGGCAAAATAAGTTAGGAGGTATCTAATTGCTCAGCTCCGGATGATGAAGTAGCTTAAAAATGGGCTTTTATGCTGCTTCCCTCGCTGGGATCGGACCGGGTTTGGATCCAACCGGGTCTATACGGAACGGGTctctaacatacagtaccagtcaaaagtttgaacacacctactcattcaaggacttttctttatttttactattttccacattgtagaataatagtgaagacattaaaactatgaaataacatggaaTAATGTGCTAAATAAAtctaaatattttatatttgaggttctttaATGTAGCCAcccaaggtaggggtggtatacagaacatagccctatttggtaaagaccaagtccatattatggcaagaacaactcaaataagcaaagagaaatgaccatcattaagacatgaaggtcagtcaatacggaaaatttcaagacatttgaaagtttcttcaagtgcaatcgcaaaaaccatcaagcactatgatgaaactggctctcatgaggactgccacaggagaggaagacccagagttacctttgctgcagaggagaTGTTCAATAgaataactgcacctcagattgaagcccaaataaatgcttcagagttcaagtaacagacacatctgaacatcaactgttcagaggagacggtgtgagtcaggccttcatggtcgaattgctgcaaagaaaccactactaaaggacatcagtaagaagagacttgcttgggacaagaaacacgagcaatggacattagatcggtggaaatctgtcctttggtctgatgagtccaaatttgagagttttggttccaaccaccgtgactttgtgagacgcagagtaggtgagcggatgatctccgcatgtgtaggtcccaccgtgaagcatggaggaggtgtgggggtgctttgctggtgacactgtcagtgatttatttagaattcaaggcacacttatccagcatggctatcatagcattctgcagcaaacaccatcccatctggtttgggtttagtgggactatcattttgtttttcaacaggacaatgacccaaaacacacctctaggctgtgtaagggctatttgaccaagaaggagagtgatggagtgctgcatcagatgacctggcctccactatcacccgacctcaaccaaattgagatgatttgggatgagttggaccgcagagtgaaggaaaaccagccaacaagtgctcagcatatgtgggcactccttcaagattgttggaaaagcattcatcatgaagctggttgagagaatgccaagagtgtgcaaagctgtcaaggcaaagggtggctactttgaagaatcttaaacatatcaaaatatattctatctttaacacttttttgggttactacatgactccatatgtgttatttcatagttgatgtcttcacttattttacaatgtagaaaatagtaaaaaataaagaaaaccccttgaatgagtgcTGTATGTAAAGCAAATACTCAAAGTGGAGCTGGTAAGAGGACTGATCTCCAATAGTTTTTGTATTTGGGTGAAATGTAATAGACGTTCTTGACTTTGTAGAGTCTGTTTGTGAAGCAATGTATGAATTGGGTGAAAAGTAACTCCCCAGACAGGAACACTGACCTCTACTTCTGTTGGGCTCCTATCCTAAAATATCCCTTTCAGCAACATGCTATTTTCCTGTTTGGCTGTGTCTCATGGTGGTGCAAGTAATTTGTTGTGGCTCTTTGTCTCCGTGCAGTGAGAACCCGCTGCCCACGGTAGAGATAGCCATCCGGAACACAGGTGAAGCTGACCAGTGGTGCCCACTGCTGGAGACACTGACAGATgcagagatggagaagaagaTCAGGGACCAGGATAGAAACACTCGGTGGGTGGTGCTGCGTTGGACTACTGTCCTAAAAATATACTTCATGATCTATAGACGggtttggttgtttagcaacaaaaccatgGCAAAACAGACGGGGtgggcttagattgttgacatgtaaactatattttgttTCCAATATTTGTAAATTAATATTTTCAATAATGAgcacttgtctctcaaatacatcgttacagttgttggttagctcgctagctaattttagccatattagcatagacatccagtcaaaacaagacatggtatcaagaacaagctGAAACGAGAACAATTTTCCCCATgcggcagcttcttgtcattgacCAATTAGTGAGCAAAAGATCAgatttgggctgcctgtctaaatgcaaagtttggtaaatGGAACTATCCACCTAGCTTCTGTTCATTCAATAAAATGTGTTTGTGTCGTTACTGATATTGACTCTCCGTGTACATTTACATTGCAGGCGCATGAGACGACTGGCAAACACATGGTAGTTGATGCAAGCGGAATGTCTTGCTCCTTCAACAAGACCGACAGTAGGCCATTTGATGAAGTACGAGAGTGTTGGGACTTGCTATGCTAACAGCATTAACACAGGCATTGCTTCAGCCTGTTTACCAGAGCAGGTCCTCCTCTTCAGCTCTCTACACAGCCTACGTCCCCTCCATGTGTTTATTTGAGCAAAGCTCCACCACAAACACCCCCTACAATgtgctccctccccttcccctgtGTGGTGAACCTGTTCCCACTTTGACGACTGACTCTTCTACCCACCCACAGAGGAGTGAAAAAACACAGGAAAACTCAGACAATATATTCTGTTATGTTATATTTGTTGTCTTTTTGTACATTTGAACAATTCTTACAAAAATAAAAGTGAAATGATCTTGATTGCTTTTGATAAGTGTTATGTCTTTGTAAATTATATTATAGTGACCATACAACCAAATGAAAGGTTATTGAACTAATTTAGGAAGTAAAAATAAGTTTGCTGCCTTATTATAGTTGTTGGGCTGTTTTGCATGCTTTGTTCATGCTTACAACACCCGGCACAACCCAGTTGTTGGTGGTGTGCTAAGCCATTTCTATTTGGCAGCAGTGCTTCACCCACAAAGGCAATAGTTGGAAAGTGCAGACGGTGCAGGTTCCCTCGGTAACAGGATTCCAGATAGTCGGCAAATTTATGCATGAGTCGAGCAGCAGGTCAATAACAAAGACGAGGCAAGAATTTTGTTTGCACCTGTATTTAAAAGGTGTGATTCTGTTTGAAATGGCAAATGGTTGTGTGCCATTAGTACCACAGCCAGAAATGCATGTGGTGATGGAAAGGTTGCAATGCTCATTGGCCTCTGATTGCATTTGACATTTCTAGTTATAACACTCGGTGAAAGAAGTCTGCAACAAACTCACTACGGTGGCTCCCAGTGGACACACTGAACTGTACAGATGGTACGTTGCTGCGCTCTTCATCCACATCCCTCTGAGGAGTAAACCCTCTATCCACAGCTGGATGGCTCCTGGTTTCTTCGGTGGGGCTGGGAGTATATCTTGGGTTTATATGGGGTTAGATGGTCCCCATGCTACTGCCCCTGGTCATTGGGCTCCCCTCCGTCTCCACCTTGGTCCTGCCAAAACTCTCCAGCCTGCTCCTCAGGGAGTGGGAAGTAGCTGGGGTCTTCCTCTTGGGTGTCAAACACGGTTCGACTGCAACAACAAGTGTGCATGCAATGTACATCAACTGACATTGCTTTGAATCATCAGACACTGAGGGATACTTTGAGGGCCCAGAGCCCAAATTTAACTTCAGAAAAGGGCAGAGTCACTAGTCAACACCACTAGTGATATTGATACTCACAGAAGTTCTGGTGTCATCAGCAGCTTCCTGCCTCCAGGCTGGTTTGGAAACACATCTTCCAGAAAGTAGTAGATGTGTCCTACTCCGATTCCTGAGGTGGAGGAGCAAACCAGTAGCATTTACAGTGACAtgacttcacaaaataaataggCCTGGCAATTACTGACATTGTTAAACATACAGGAACTGTAACACAATGTCCAGGGGGACACATCCTTATTGTTTGTCTGGACACATTTGAGCCTATGCTCTGTAGATACAAGAGATAAACACTGTAGACGACTGACAGCTTGGTTAAAGTAGGGGGAAACCCATATTGTTCCGCACTGCCATCTCAGGGTATGTGTGAGACACATAACATACTGTACCTAGAAGGTCAACGACAATGGAATTGCCAAGCAGCAATGAGAATCCCATGAGCACCCAGGGCAGAAACGGTGCCTGGAAGTTCAGAAGGCCGAAGAAGTTCATGCGTATGTAAGGATTCCTTCTACTCCACACATACACCAGCATGATGGTGAATGCCTGGCCCAGGAAGAATAGGTTGGCAAAGAGGCCAAACAGCTGTGTAGACCTTCAAGTTAAAGACACCAGTAGAAACATTAGCTACACCTTTAATATGCCAACCTGAGATTATACCAGGTGAATAGTAATTTCTCTTTGCTGAAAACACATGGCAACCCATAAAATGTATTGCTGCCTATCACAATACAAAAACATACTAATACAATTTGACCTAGAACATTACACAATAGAAGGAGGTTATTAACTGGAGACTACAATATATTATTCTTCAGGAATGCACAGTATGGCTACAGCTGTGATGGAACAGGGAACTGCTGGATGCCATTTTTTACTTGAATACCGCGGTGCATTGGGTACATTGTGTCAGTTCTAATGTAAAGGATACAGTCATGAGGACACCCCCAAACAGGAACATATATACGAAATCTGCAGTGCGGCCTCGGAAAGACCCTTCCTCCAGCATACGACAATAACGATAGCTGTTTGTCTGGTAAAGGAAATGAACCGCAATAACTCAAAAACAATAGACATGGGTAAGAGGGAGCTAGGGGTTCACAACTTAGTTAGGAACATTCCATTTGTTTTGACTTCAGGATGACAAAGTGTTTTTCTTTCTAACATCTTTTGTAAAAACTAAAT includes:
- the derl3 gene encoding derlin-3 is translated as MAHSFTQEYFQIPSVTRAYTTACVLTTAAVQLEVITPFQLYFNPDLIIRRYQIWRLITNFLFFGSLGFSFLFNIIFLYRYCRMLEEGSFRGRTADFVYMFLFGGVLMTLFGLFANLFFLGQAFTIMLVYVWSRRNPYIRMNFFGLLNFQAPFLPWVLMGFSLLLGNSIVVDLLGIGVGHIYYFLEDVFPNQPGGRKLLMTPELLRTVFDTQEEDPSYFPLPEEQAGEFWQDQGGDGGEPNDQGQ